One segment of Anatilimnocola aggregata DNA contains the following:
- a CDS encoding WD40 repeat domain-containing protein, protein MLGALVALLVGCGEANNQRQQPPRPMMPVQPPITQQPLPLDHPQHALNRPQNKPALPVAPPFDAALRWQVQVDPPSTPLNVPGKESLNTLYPRTLPEPATTVTFSTTPAPLALVKYARPNYTEVIHLLTGKVTGSGHLSDRKYNREAVSPNGQMIAQTYGEPGNFGIVITSLGNEGIGVDSSGKLPSEYGQVGFVQFASDRRVVAIARGEKRTAAIVHDVDEEKYFRLKPRFDLFANSPEETTAAADMAACSPGGKYLAAVLQTVSQAQIVLYDLDSAQRAGVLEMEPVAAGWRAQGLAFSHDGKQLAALSTNQHQLRILIWDMASGSRKGMATHTLEANSTLPSAQQPQLQPVSPQADAPQGGWAVSGRYFLPSEGSDLTPLFPAEHDTHERLTIGPQMVIGTKYSSGSPTSLVALSNLPPPATLARVEPRDVTPPAAATPIAGQPAVKNDDFPLTPPSEWKSIIDPSAQAAFTPTRKLSHSFERRTSFYPSQHGKGLITRDQQGEVRVFDLSTGKQVGQPFANDKRNEILAVDLGVERIAYIPRDSGRDERVEVRTLQDGKVESISIDDFDDVRFLGFSSAGSLIVVQEKLSDHIVRIYARGQAKPEHTLRVLALPNTPDQPAHVAISPGGKYLAVQAHRGVSIIDLEAGKVIQRAAVPFHWQPAEHSEVDHALRFSPHGRYLAALLAFGQENTYGYFNKLVIWNMETGEALLSRTYREAWRRQARSEDSGRSLLAWAGNDLLVAYGTLVIDRQSGTPFFRLPQEPNWLVQPLSDAQGLVYDDEEVVSAVPLPTQELSAAVAAVRQAASENQPKLALTAGAAVPPLVPFQAPATGSLTADSVASAEPQLGPVKLTEQFGRPSGLCIGGPARGLAIVEMEDLPEHYAQPVNDLWKQQGHPLRPERGAAIDIYDLAQNKLLHHLKIPGKSRLLDVSADGSLVLTGQGEGRFPGDKGYTRLDIWGPQIGKSHVLSWETVSRTSPVTASTEGARFVDKRHVLTWDGNEAALWRLPAGEMVYRRVCEGSPLVSPSRKYWLDPSQRVMYDSLSGQALVQLESPFANSGMLGEIRFSTAGDQLICWAKHQAGDAIIRWGLDGKIRDRLPLSMPQARSFCWPLGQRGLLFEQPVNGQNGFLLYDLELQQIAGIYSAGPTSDFHVSQPDGTFWRSERIVKLSQEQPNVATGGVYLQGFTDRDFNFPAQGLKSMFIAQRGSKMSAQVLGEVGQPNEVGQALVEKLTASGFTYDPNAELLLTFELRRIVPAEERLKVLRILTPILTINDRAGTVYWRNMERMERPLDFQFDAVEYVKKPALPGLIYNMPLKNELDKTTLPPIKPK, encoded by the coding sequence ATGTTAGGAGCTTTGGTGGCGTTGCTCGTCGGTTGCGGCGAGGCAAACAACCAGAGGCAACAACCGCCCCGGCCAATGATGCCGGTGCAGCCTCCGATCACGCAGCAACCCCTGCCACTCGATCACCCGCAACACGCGTTGAATCGCCCGCAAAACAAGCCAGCTCTGCCAGTAGCACCTCCCTTCGACGCCGCCCTGCGTTGGCAGGTGCAAGTTGATCCCCCTTCCACGCCGCTCAACGTTCCTGGCAAAGAGTCGCTTAACACGCTCTACCCGCGAACCTTGCCAGAGCCCGCGACGACGGTCACCTTTTCGACCACACCTGCTCCGCTGGCACTCGTAAAATATGCCCGACCTAACTACACCGAGGTAATCCATCTGCTGACGGGCAAAGTGACGGGCTCGGGGCATCTCAGCGATCGCAAGTACAACCGCGAAGCCGTCAGCCCCAATGGCCAGATGATCGCTCAAACGTATGGTGAGCCGGGAAACTTTGGAATTGTGATCACTTCGCTGGGGAATGAGGGCATCGGCGTCGATAGTAGCGGAAAATTGCCCAGCGAGTATGGCCAAGTCGGTTTCGTGCAGTTCGCTTCGGATCGTCGCGTGGTGGCCATCGCCCGCGGAGAGAAGCGGACCGCTGCCATTGTGCATGACGTCGATGAGGAGAAATATTTTCGACTAAAACCGAGATTCGACCTGTTTGCGAATTCACCCGAGGAAACGACTGCCGCAGCAGATATGGCCGCCTGTTCCCCCGGCGGGAAATACCTGGCAGCAGTCCTGCAGACTGTTTCGCAAGCGCAGATTGTGCTGTACGACCTCGATAGCGCGCAGCGTGCGGGTGTACTGGAGATGGAACCGGTCGCCGCAGGCTGGCGGGCGCAAGGTTTGGCATTTTCGCACGATGGCAAACAGCTTGCCGCGCTCTCGACCAATCAACATCAGCTGCGGATCCTCATTTGGGACATGGCCAGCGGCTCGCGCAAAGGAATGGCGACACACACGCTCGAAGCTAACTCGACTCTACCTTCTGCTCAGCAACCACAACTCCAGCCGGTATCGCCCCAGGCCGATGCTCCGCAGGGTGGCTGGGCCGTTAGTGGGCGGTACTTTCTGCCCTCTGAAGGGAGCGATCTGACGCCACTCTTTCCGGCCGAGCACGACACGCACGAACGTTTGACAATCGGTCCCCAAATGGTAATTGGCACGAAGTATTCGTCGGGCAGTCCTACGTCACTCGTCGCGCTCTCGAACTTGCCCCCTCCCGCGACACTTGCTCGTGTCGAACCTCGCGACGTAACTCCCCCAGCAGCGGCGACGCCAATCGCAGGCCAACCGGCAGTCAAGAACGACGATTTTCCACTCACGCCCCCAAGCGAATGGAAATCGATCATCGATCCTTCCGCCCAAGCAGCCTTTACGCCGACGCGCAAGCTCAGCCATTCTTTCGAGCGGCGCACTTCTTTTTATCCTTCTCAGCACGGCAAGGGACTGATCACGCGCGATCAGCAAGGTGAAGTGCGCGTCTTTGATCTCTCCACGGGCAAGCAAGTTGGTCAGCCATTCGCCAACGATAAGCGGAATGAGATTCTCGCCGTTGATTTGGGAGTGGAACGAATTGCCTACATTCCGCGCGATAGCGGACGGGACGAGCGGGTCGAAGTTCGCACTTTGCAGGATGGGAAAGTGGAATCGATCAGCATCGACGACTTTGATGACGTTCGCTTCCTCGGCTTCTCATCGGCGGGCAGCCTGATCGTGGTGCAGGAGAAGTTGTCCGACCACATCGTACGTATCTATGCCCGGGGACAAGCCAAACCCGAACACACGTTGCGAGTCCTTGCGCTGCCCAACACCCCCGACCAGCCCGCGCATGTGGCAATTAGCCCTGGCGGCAAATACCTGGCAGTGCAAGCGCATCGCGGAGTCTCAATCATTGATCTCGAGGCTGGCAAAGTTATTCAGCGCGCGGCAGTCCCCTTCCATTGGCAGCCCGCAGAACATTCCGAAGTGGATCATGCACTTCGCTTTTCCCCGCACGGTCGTTATCTGGCTGCGCTCTTGGCATTTGGCCAAGAGAACACCTATGGCTATTTCAACAAGCTCGTCATCTGGAACATGGAAACGGGCGAAGCTCTGCTGAGCCGCACTTATCGGGAAGCCTGGCGGCGGCAGGCACGCAGTGAGGATTCGGGACGATCGCTGCTGGCTTGGGCTGGCAACGATTTGCTCGTGGCCTACGGCACGCTGGTGATTGATCGTCAAAGCGGCACACCCTTCTTCCGTCTGCCGCAAGAACCGAACTGGCTCGTGCAACCATTGAGCGACGCGCAAGGACTGGTATATGACGACGAAGAAGTGGTCAGTGCAGTGCCTCTGCCCACACAGGAATTGTCGGCAGCAGTCGCCGCGGTTCGGCAGGCAGCATCAGAAAATCAGCCGAAACTAGCGTTGACGGCCGGTGCGGCAGTTCCGCCCTTGGTTCCCTTTCAAGCGCCCGCGACCGGATCGCTAACCGCTGACTCCGTTGCCAGCGCTGAACCCCAGCTGGGGCCCGTGAAACTCACAGAGCAATTTGGCCGCCCGAGCGGGCTGTGCATTGGCGGCCCAGCGCGGGGACTGGCCATTGTCGAAATGGAAGACTTGCCCGAACACTATGCACAGCCGGTCAATGACTTGTGGAAGCAGCAGGGTCACCCCCTTCGTCCCGAACGTGGCGCGGCCATCGACATTTATGATCTCGCGCAAAACAAACTTCTGCACCATTTGAAGATTCCCGGTAAGTCGCGATTGTTGGATGTTTCTGCCGATGGTTCGTTGGTGCTGACAGGGCAGGGGGAAGGGCGGTTTCCTGGCGACAAGGGTTATACACGCCTCGACATCTGGGGGCCGCAGATCGGCAAGTCCCACGTTCTCAGCTGGGAAACAGTTTCGCGCACATCGCCGGTAACTGCCTCGACGGAAGGCGCGCGCTTCGTCGACAAACGCCACGTATTGACTTGGGACGGCAACGAGGCAGCGCTGTGGCGATTGCCCGCCGGCGAAATGGTTTATCGCCGCGTTTGCGAGGGCTCGCCGCTCGTAAGCCCATCGCGCAAATATTGGCTCGATCCCAGCCAACGCGTCATGTACGACAGCTTGAGTGGCCAGGCACTCGTGCAACTCGAAAGTCCATTCGCCAACAGCGGCATGCTTGGCGAGATCCGCTTCAGTACGGCGGGAGATCAGTTAATTTGCTGGGCCAAGCATCAAGCGGGGGATGCCATCATTCGTTGGGGATTAGATGGCAAGATCCGGGACCGGTTGCCCCTCAGCATGCCTCAAGCGCGCTCGTTTTGTTGGCCGCTCGGTCAGCGCGGCCTGCTCTTTGAGCAACCTGTCAACGGCCAGAACGGGTTCTTGCTCTACGATCTCGAATTGCAGCAGATCGCCGGCATCTATAGCGCTGGGCCAACCAGTGACTTTCACGTTTCTCAGCCGGATGGCACATTTTGGCGCAGCGAGCGAATCGTGAAGCTGAGCCAGGAACAACCGAATGTGGCAACTGGCGGAGTTTACTTACAGGGATTCACGGATCGGGACTTCAACTTTCCGGCTCAAGGCTTGAAGTCCATGTTCATTGCCCAGCGCGGGTCGAAAATGTCCGCCCAAGTCTTGGGCGAAGTCGGCCAACCCAACGAAGTTGGCCAGGCGCTGGTGGAGAAGCTGACGGCCTCCGGTTTTACCTATGACCCTAACGCCGAGTTGCTGTTGACGTTTGAGTTACGGCGGATTGTACCCGCGGAAGAGCGGTTGAAAGTGCTGCGCATTCTGACGCCCATTCTGACGATCAACGATCGCGCCGGCACCGTCTATTGGCGAAATATGGAACGTATGGAACGGCCGCTCGATTTTCAATTCGATGCTGTCGAATACGTGAAGAAGCCAGCATTGCCGGGGCTCATTTACAACATGCCGCTAAAAAACGAACTCGACAAAACGACATTGCCACCCATCAAACCCAAATAG
- a CDS encoding [protein-PII] uridylyltransferase family protein: MEIQTLTTLLDQPDQAAAILQPWRVSDPALARHALLDLAEAGVPLDLLATVCTQLDELLPSTLDPGSVLEGIRQFMLVSRSPMSFAALSERDPTALPMLVRVLDWGGVWRETILRDPEAYDFLRLTEGQPVEQSVLTADITAEAINLVDERSLLAALRRIKRREQLRITYGERVARHKPELVWQQLTYLAEALLEASFAAAQRKLLAHKPATTSRRVQPLGAMTIVALGRCGAGEQDYSDRLQLLLLHEALPADDASRRVAQDQYERLARSAIRLLTEPTELGSVFQIELQELPESETTPLTIAADALASLLDNLGRTWHRQAFTQARCVAGDRALAERFLHQIEPWIYRRLLSPADEAGLRALKRRIIRRAELAATLPAEQGSIELGPGGLFDFEQTLELLRLLSGGEAPNKVRATQTLEAIAGLEQAGAINVTERTALEESFLWLRRQLHLEQTASASVLGAQSAADNTARRQRLKQSWQLLSGLLNAAFAEESDPPAEVDLLLAPHPERAAAEQILGPYRFQDCSAALRHLNELASERITFLSTRRCRYYLSAIIGRLLTAIAATPQPDATLANLSRVSDSLGGKGVLWELFHAHQPSLELYVRICGGSPYLSDLLISNPGMLDELLDSLQLAHQPDLAELQRSWEELYRGEGAPLPKLLSFKASRHLQIGVHDVLQREPIDSTLRALSDVAEVSLNAIAQHEFDRLSEKHGTPTIEGGPYNGDPCGFVILGLGKLGGREPNYHSDLQVAFVYEAEGTTQSVGRAKRVQATTNSHFFTQLAQRILKELSQSTPQGRLYPIEAVLRPLGMSGPLAISLSDFVSHYQSGSAPLWHWQALCKARAVFGPAETRATTMRAIRQSLTSRPWQADDATQLFHARLKLEEGASPLNIKRGAGGTLDIEYVVQRLQLEFAQSEPRVLEPNTLAAIEALAKAQAISPADAVHWSQSYRLLRRIECGIRLLNARDRHELPHYTVDLHRLSLLLGYESPEQLHDICATTMQQNRQRLLQVFADAVAAERESSEP, translated from the coding sequence ATGGAAATTCAGACCCTAACCACGTTGCTCGATCAACCGGACCAGGCAGCGGCGATCTTGCAGCCTTGGCGGGTGAGCGACCCAGCCCTCGCGCGGCATGCCCTACTCGATCTGGCCGAAGCGGGCGTCCCGCTCGATCTGCTAGCCACGGTTTGCACTCAACTGGATGAATTGCTCCCCAGTACGCTCGACCCTGGCAGTGTGCTCGAGGGAATTCGGCAGTTCATGCTCGTCTCTCGCAGCCCGATGTCCTTCGCGGCGCTCAGCGAACGAGATCCCACGGCGTTGCCAATGCTGGTGCGCGTGCTCGATTGGGGCGGCGTCTGGCGCGAAACCATTTTGCGCGATCCCGAAGCTTACGATTTTCTGCGCCTGACCGAAGGTCAACCGGTCGAACAATCGGTGCTCACTGCCGACATTACCGCAGAGGCCATCAACCTGGTCGACGAGCGTTCACTCCTTGCCGCGCTGCGCCGGATTAAACGGCGCGAGCAACTGCGGATCACCTATGGCGAGCGCGTGGCGCGGCATAAGCCCGAACTGGTTTGGCAGCAGTTGACATATCTGGCCGAAGCACTTCTAGAGGCATCGTTCGCAGCTGCACAGCGCAAGCTGCTCGCGCACAAACCGGCGACAACTTCGCGCCGGGTGCAACCACTGGGTGCCATGACGATTGTCGCCCTTGGCCGCTGCGGGGCGGGCGAACAAGATTACAGCGATCGCTTGCAACTTCTGCTGTTGCACGAGGCATTGCCGGCCGACGATGCTTCGCGCCGTGTGGCTCAAGACCAGTACGAACGTCTGGCGAGGAGCGCAATTCGTCTGCTCACGGAACCGACCGAACTGGGTAGCGTCTTCCAGATTGAACTGCAAGAACTGCCAGAAAGCGAAACAACTCCCCTCACCATCGCTGCCGATGCGCTGGCCTCACTGCTCGATAATCTCGGTCGTACCTGGCACCGACAAGCCTTCACGCAAGCCCGTTGTGTGGCCGGCGATCGCGCGCTGGCCGAGCGTTTTTTGCATCAGATCGAACCGTGGATCTATCGCCGCCTTCTCTCGCCAGCCGATGAAGCCGGCCTGCGGGCCCTCAAGCGGCGGATCATTCGGCGCGCGGAACTCGCTGCTACGTTGCCGGCAGAGCAGGGGAGTATCGAACTGGGGCCCGGCGGACTGTTCGATTTCGAACAGACACTGGAGTTGCTGCGGCTGCTTAGCGGGGGCGAGGCACCGAACAAAGTCCGAGCCACGCAAACCCTGGAAGCGATTGCCGGACTAGAGCAAGCCGGTGCGATCAATGTTACCGAACGAACCGCACTCGAAGAGTCGTTCCTGTGGCTGCGGAGACAATTGCACTTAGAACAAACGGCCTCGGCCAGTGTGCTGGGTGCTCAATCGGCTGCCGACAATACCGCACGCCGTCAGCGGTTGAAGCAATCTTGGCAATTGTTAAGTGGCTTGCTCAACGCGGCATTTGCTGAAGAATCCGACCCGCCCGCAGAGGTTGATTTGCTCCTGGCACCACATCCGGAGAGGGCCGCAGCGGAGCAGATTCTGGGCCCTTATCGCTTTCAAGATTGCTCCGCCGCGCTCCGTCACTTGAACGAACTGGCCAGCGAGCGAATCACGTTCCTCTCCACGCGCCGCTGCCGCTACTATCTGTCGGCCATCATCGGCCGCCTGCTCACCGCCATCGCAGCCACACCGCAGCCCGACGCGACGTTGGCGAATCTGAGCCGCGTGAGCGATTCGCTCGGTGGCAAAGGAGTGCTGTGGGAACTCTTTCACGCGCATCAACCTTCGCTGGAATTGTACGTGCGCATTTGCGGCGGCAGTCCCTATCTGTCCGACCTGCTCATCAGCAATCCGGGCATGCTCGACGAACTGCTCGATTCGCTGCAGCTGGCGCATCAGCCCGACCTGGCCGAACTGCAACGGTCGTGGGAAGAGTTGTATCGCGGCGAGGGAGCACCCTTGCCGAAGTTGCTGTCGTTCAAGGCCTCGCGCCATTTGCAAATCGGCGTTCACGACGTGTTGCAGCGCGAACCCATCGACTCGACCCTGCGGGCGTTGAGCGATGTGGCCGAAGTAAGTCTTAACGCAATTGCGCAGCATGAATTTGATCGCCTGAGCGAAAAACACGGCACACCCACGATTGAAGGGGGACCGTACAACGGCGATCCGTGTGGCTTCGTAATTCTGGGACTCGGCAAACTCGGCGGGCGTGAGCCTAACTATCACAGTGATCTGCAAGTTGCGTTTGTTTATGAAGCTGAAGGGACGACGCAAAGTGTGGGGCGCGCGAAGCGTGTGCAAGCGACCACGAATAGCCACTTTTTCACACAATTAGCTCAGCGAATCTTGAAAGAACTGTCGCAATCGACGCCCCAAGGTCGCCTCTATCCGATTGAAGCCGTGCTGCGTCCGCTGGGAATGTCGGGACCGCTGGCCATCTCCCTTTCCGATTTCGTCAGCCACTATCAATCGGGCAGTGCGCCCCTCTGGCACTGGCAGGCTCTGTGCAAAGCCCGCGCGGTGTTTGGTCCCGCCGAGACGCGAGCCACGACCATGCGCGCGATTCGCCAATCGCTGACTTCCCGCCCCTGGCAGGCCGACGATGCAACCCAATTATTTCACGCCCGCCTCAAACTCGAAGAAGGTGCCTCGCCGCTGAACATCAAGCGCGGTGCTGGCGGCACGCTCGATATCGAATATGTGGTGCAGCGGTTGCAACTCGAATTCGCTCAGAGCGAACCGCGGGTGCTCGAACCCAATACCTTGGCAGCAATCGAAGCCCTTGCCAAAGCGCAAGCAATTTCCCCCGCTGATGCCGTGCACTGGTCGCAGTCTTATCGCCTGTTGCGGCGCATCGAGTGCGGCATTCGGCTTCTCAACGCGCGCGATCGGCATGAGTTGCCGCATTACACGGTCGACCTGCATCGTCTCTCGCTTCTGCTTGGCTACGAATCTCCCGAACAACTGCACGACATCTGTGCCACCACCATGCAGCAGAATCGGCAGAGGCTGCTGCAGGTGTTTGCGGATGCAGTCGCAGCGGAACGAGAAAGCAGTGAGCCCTGA
- a CDS encoding sulfatase-like hydrolase/transferase: MYKRIGLFLSFSSIVLFITQSLQAADDKPAVVPPNVLLIVIDDMGWADLGCYGSKFHRSPQLDQLAKEGLRFTDAYASCPVCSPTRAAIMTGRWPARLNLTDWLPGRGDQPSQKLARPKIEQQLPLAEVTIAERLRAAGYRTASIGKWHLGGTGFGPEEQGFELNIAGDQGGSPPGYFAPFGNPGGKRKGRQLKGLEAAKDGEYLTDLLTDAAINFIQKNKSEPFFLYLPHYTVHIPLQAKAEVIKKYPADSKFSGQQNSGVYAAMIESLDDGIGRIMKTLDELKLAENTLVIFTSDNGGLATLEGAHTPATSNAPLREGKGFLYEGGIRVPLIMRWPRGIQPGTSSVPVSSIDLLPTIMEICNLPVPTEIDGQSIVPVWKQTKERRKSPLFWHYPHYANQGGKPGGAIRSDRWKLIEFYEDDRRELFDVASDMREGRNVAAQNPQVVADLKKQLDDWRESVGAKMMTPNPDYSPNAQAADGTVSLPGKWVTVHGETLRFEPLPHKNTLGYWTNPNDWASWEFDLKQPGTYEVELTIGCGNGSGGSEVDVLVGEQKLSFVVEQTGGFQNFVARKIGKIELTKAGRHTLEIRPQKKPGAAVMDVPLVKLLPVK; the protein is encoded by the coding sequence ATGTACAAGCGAATCGGTTTATTTCTCTCTTTCAGCAGCATCGTACTTTTCATCACTCAATCCTTGCAAGCTGCGGATGACAAGCCCGCTGTTGTGCCGCCGAATGTCTTGCTGATCGTCATCGACGACATGGGCTGGGCCGATCTCGGTTGCTACGGCAGCAAGTTCCATCGTTCACCCCAACTCGATCAACTGGCGAAAGAAGGACTCCGCTTTACCGATGCCTATGCCTCGTGCCCGGTCTGCTCCCCCACGCGCGCGGCGATCATGACCGGTCGCTGGCCCGCGCGACTGAACCTGACCGATTGGCTTCCCGGTCGTGGCGACCAACCTTCCCAGAAACTGGCCCGGCCCAAGATCGAACAGCAGCTACCACTCGCGGAAGTAACGATTGCCGAACGTCTCCGCGCTGCCGGCTATCGCACGGCGAGCATTGGCAAGTGGCATCTCGGCGGCACTGGCTTCGGTCCCGAAGAGCAAGGTTTCGAACTGAACATTGCCGGCGACCAAGGTGGCAGTCCGCCGGGCTATTTTGCTCCCTTCGGCAATCCAGGTGGCAAACGCAAGGGGCGGCAATTGAAAGGACTCGAAGCAGCAAAAGACGGCGAGTACCTGACTGATCTGCTGACGGATGCGGCGATTAACTTCATCCAAAAGAACAAGAGCGAGCCATTCTTTTTGTACCTGCCGCATTATACGGTCCACATCCCACTGCAGGCGAAAGCAGAGGTCATCAAAAAGTACCCTGCCGATTCCAAGTTCAGCGGCCAGCAGAACAGCGGCGTTTATGCGGCGATGATCGAAAGCCTGGACGACGGCATTGGACGAATCATGAAGACGCTCGACGAACTAAAACTCGCCGAGAACACGCTGGTCATTTTCACCAGCGATAACGGTGGCCTCGCGACACTCGAAGGGGCGCACACTCCGGCGACTTCCAACGCGCCGCTGCGCGAAGGCAAAGGCTTTTTGTACGAAGGGGGCATTCGCGTCCCGCTGATCATGCGCTGGCCGCGCGGCATTCAGCCCGGCACTAGCAGCGTGCCTGTCAGCAGCATCGACTTACTCCCCACCATCATGGAAATCTGCAATTTGCCGGTTCCCACCGAGATCGATGGCCAAAGCATCGTGCCCGTTTGGAAACAGACCAAGGAACGGCGAAAGTCACCCCTTTTCTGGCACTATCCACACTATGCAAACCAGGGTGGCAAACCGGGTGGAGCAATTCGCTCCGATCGCTGGAAGCTGATCGAATTCTATGAGGATGACCGACGCGAGTTGTTCGATGTTGCCAGCGATATGCGCGAAGGGCGCAACGTGGCCGCACAAAATCCGCAGGTGGTGGCGGACCTAAAGAAACAATTGGATGACTGGCGAGAATCGGTCGGCGCGAAAATGATGACGCCCAACCCCGACTATTCGCCCAATGCGCAGGCCGCCGATGGAACCGTCTCGCTGCCGGGCAAATGGGTTACTGTGCATGGCGAGACTCTGCGCTTTGAGCCGCTGCCGCATAAGAACACGCTCGGCTACTGGACCAATCCCAACGACTGGGCCAGTTGGGAGTTCGACTTGAAGCAACCCGGAACCTACGAAGTAGAACTGACTATCGGCTGCGGCAATGGGAGTGGGGGCAGCGAAGTCGACGTGCTCGTTGGCGAGCAAAAGCTCTCGTTCGTCGTCGAACAGACGGGCGGCTTTCAGAACTTCGTTGCGCGTAAAATCGGCAAGATCGAACTAACGAAGGCCGGCCGGCACACGCTCGAAATTCGCCCGCAAAAGAAGCCCGGAGCCGCGGTCATGGATGTGCCGCTCGTCAAGCTGTTACCGGTGAAGTGA
- a CDS encoding SRPBCC family protein, with amino-acid sequence MLTHPVRNISVSIDCSAARVYRFVSDPRNLPQWATAFCKSVREEQGDWIISTPEGEVQIRFAAANELGVLDHVVMLAPGVEVHVPMRVITNGAGSEVLFTLFQLPSMSAAKFAEDAGLVERDLNTLKRVLEENAVA; translated from the coding sequence ATGCTCACTCATCCTGTTCGCAACATCAGCGTCTCGATCGATTGTTCCGCAGCGAGAGTCTATCGGTTTGTGAGTGATCCGCGGAACTTGCCACAATGGGCCACCGCATTTTGCAAATCGGTGCGCGAAGAGCAGGGGGATTGGATCATCAGCACACCCGAGGGAGAGGTGCAGATTCGCTTCGCGGCGGCAAATGAGTTGGGAGTGCTCGATCATGTAGTCATGCTTGCGCCGGGCGTGGAAGTGCACGTTCCCATGCGCGTGATCACCAATGGTGCCGGCAGCGAAGTCCTCTTCACGCTCTTTCAACTCCCTTCCATGTCGGCCGCCAAATTTGCCGAAGATGCCGGCTTGGTTGAGCGCGACTTGAATACGCTCAAGCGCGTGCTGGAAGAAAATGCAGTTGCGTGA
- a CDS encoding DUF1501 domain-containing protein, translating to MSEYRNCAGVSRRDCLQFGLSAMAGVGLTSLLRLQAEASPTVARKGTAKSCVLIWMDGGPTHFETFDPKPDAPAEIRGEFEPISTKLPGVQFSQHMTRLAGMLDQFSVIRSIRHDQGNHGAGNHYMMTGSPPRIPVGCGAFVSFHPSMGSVAAYELGKDNGLPNYFSIPSMSRSGGPNFLGAKYAPFVVGGDPNSADFRVRDVALPQGLTEDHFNRRTDLRKLVDRIERINDPAAGDPVGGLDEYYRQGYDLITSRTAQAAFDIQRESEKVRDAYGRNGFGQRALLARRLVEAGVPFITINDGGWDHHADIFPTLRKRLPDWDNTVATLISDLNDRGLLESTLVVALGEFGRTPAISTLNGQKGAGRDHWANAMSVLIAGGGTPGGVIVGSTDRKGYTAKERVLSPENFVSTIYTKLGIDPGKIVYTPQGRPTHLVSDATTIRELA from the coding sequence ATGAGTGAGTATCGAAACTGTGCTGGCGTAAGTCGCCGCGACTGCTTGCAGTTCGGTTTGTCGGCCATGGCCGGCGTGGGTCTGACCAGCTTGCTCCGTTTGCAAGCCGAAGCTTCGCCAACCGTGGCCCGCAAGGGAACCGCCAAGAGTTGCGTCCTGATTTGGATGGACGGCGGCCCGACCCACTTCGAAACATTCGATCCCAAACCCGATGCACCAGCGGAAATTCGGGGCGAGTTCGAGCCGATTAGCACCAAGCTGCCCGGCGTGCAATTCTCTCAGCACATGACTCGCCTGGCGGGCATGCTCGACCAGTTCAGCGTGATTCGTTCGATCCGTCACGACCAAGGAAATCACGGCGCTGGCAATCACTACATGATGACCGGTTCGCCCCCTCGCATTCCCGTGGGCTGTGGCGCGTTCGTCAGCTTCCATCCCAGCATGGGTTCGGTGGCCGCCTATGAACTGGGCAAAGACAACGGGCTGCCGAATTACTTCTCGATTCCCAGCATGTCGCGATCGGGGGGACCGAATTTTCTCGGAGCCAAGTATGCTCCGTTCGTCGTCGGTGGCGATCCCAACTCGGCCGACTTCCGCGTCCGCGATGTGGCCCTGCCTCAAGGACTGACCGAAGATCATTTCAATCGTCGGACTGACCTGCGCAAACTGGTCGATCGGATCGAAAGAATCAACGACCCCGCTGCTGGCGATCCTGTGGGCGGTCTCGACGAATACTATCGCCAGGGTTACGACCTGATCACATCGCGCACCGCGCAAGCTGCGTTCGATATTCAGCGCGAATCGGAAAAAGTGCGCGACGCTTACGGACGCAACGGCTTTGGTCAGCGGGCTCTGCTCGCGCGACGCTTGGTCGAAGCGGGCGTGCCGTTCATTACGATCAACGACGGGGGCTGGGACCATCACGCCGATATTTTCCCCACCCTTCGCAAGCGATTGCCAGATTGGGACAACACCGTTGCCACGCTCATCTCCGACTTGAACGATCGCGGATTACTTGAGTCCACCCTCGTCGTTGCCCTGGGCGAATTCGGTCGTACGCCCGCCATCAGCACCCTCAACGGACAAAAGGGGGCCGGTCGCGATCACTGGGCCAATGCCATGTCCGTTCTGATTGCCGGCGGCGGTACACCAGGCGGCGTGATTGTCGGCAGCACCGACCGCAAAGGCTACACCGCCAAAGAGCGCGTCCTTTCGCCCGAGAATTTCGTCTCGACGATCTACACCAAGCTCGGCATCGATCCCGGCAAGATCGTCTACACGCCGCAAGGCCGGCCCACCCATCTCGTGAGCGACGCCACAACGATTCGGGAACTAGCGTAG